Within Sander lucioperca isolate FBNREF2018 chromosome 22, SLUC_FBN_1.2, whole genome shotgun sequence, the genomic segment atatacatatatatatatatatatatacatatacatatatatatatatatatatatatatatatatatatatatatatatatatatatatatatatatatatacatacacacacatatacacacacacatacatacatacatacatatatatcacatttaccaacaaaacgtacagcgaaagaccatgcaaaacatttcagaccaccCTGCCaaactgtatacattttaacatcaatgtacgctgtaacgttttttcactctaaagtcagcggctgctgtttcaatcctgtcggctgtcTGCAGCGGGCAGGGCTGCTGCTCATACAGTTCCCCCCCgctactgacgcgcacacacagtggatgcaggaaaaaccagagatgaaacgacacgatgacctaaattgaggacagctacgctcgttattgtaagtgcgatgataagtactttatcataccgtatgaatgtgtgtcccagggaAGGCCAGGATAAGacattaactaacaatgtaaagatcaacaagccactgacacatatgttcaaatttgattcattcaataaattattattttttgtcttaaatccaccagccattttcatattataccaacatttgcagcatccggagagtttttggtaaggttactaggaaaactcagcccagaatagttttattctccccgaaacaagtttttattattttaaatttaatttttaaagaactacacaaaaaaaaaaaaaaatattgcaactttttttgcaactttctcTTTCTAcggcaacttcattgcaacaaacatacaaaagacatcacaactttaatcgcaattttttacaaaagctcccgcaaaatcaggaattttgggccgcaacaatctcaaaaaaagccgcaaaatcctggagggactgaattgcaaacatctaccagagccgcatattttatataagaagagcaaactataattctacataaatatgaagaatacagacacggtttaacaggcaaaacgcattacagtcgctgcttcctaaaaaaggaaggaaagctggcaaaaaaaaaaaaaaaaaaaaaaacagccgacgctgtagatgcgtaaatcacaacgcttatcaatatcacttccctatcagtcaggcacaagatctgaccataattacacttgttgCTTTAGTCTATTATTCCAGTTGCaacctggcagtggtaagcgatcaagagagcaaattaaaaataaaaaaattaaaacataattcaaaccgatgtgcgcattggcaacacacggctcaacaagccgacaaatagcctatacataATTCCCTCCACTAAAAATCTagatctttcataaaaatacccatcagggaatgttaacggggttgtcggtctctaaatgttttaactttaatgagctcacctctctctctccgcacaccaagctccacctgatcttctaagaacagtgacgccgttatcaatcgagtactgattggtcagtaggcgatgcttttacaccggttgatctctaatctccaacataacctgctcccgaccaggttaggtgttcagcataagttaccacggcgatttaaccTGGTAACAactgatccaccgtcgtgatacacaaaaccctgggttaaacctgaagttacctcgttaacgccaaatcttgcttcataGTATAGGCCTCTGCTATGCTCCatattgttttgattatttCTCAGCTGTCAGCTAATCAGCTTGTAAAGTGTGATTAAAGTCAAATCATCCAACCAGTACCTATTGAATTCAGGTCAGGAAAGCTTTGTCAGTTGTCTTgttatgaaatgtgtgtgtcatTCTACTTACCAATAGCCATGAAAATTTCATTGACATTCATGGCAGTCTTGGCTGAGGTCTCCATGAAGAGCAGACTGTTGTCATCAGCGTACGTTTGTGCCTCCTAAGAACATTATTTAGATATTAATATTTGTACAGCACTGGCAAGTTTAATACAACTGTATGATATTATAAATTCAGGATGAGGCTTTGAAGATCTGAAATCCTTTTGCTGTACTTTTTCGTACCTGAAGGTCCACAGCTCTCTTGTTTGCGATGTCCGCCTTGTTTCCAGCCAGAGCGATCACTATGTTGGGACTGGCTTGTCTCTGCAGCTCCTTCACCCAGTTCTTGGCTCGTGCAAAAGTATCCTAATTGAGCAACAAACCTTATTAATATTGCTCTCACCCAGTGTATTTACATTGACAACTATATTTAACCTTGGTGGAACAATTTCACCTACAATATGCACACTTCTGTGTAATGTCCAAACGCCCACACGTCTGAACACCTACAGGTCTAATTTTGGACTAAAATTACCTAGAATTGGAGAGTGGCTTGTACTTTGCAGTAATCTCTACTCTTGCCTCCAAACAAACCCAATACACCTCCATTAGATATTCTAAAATGGCCTCTAATTATCAGCACAGCTTTGCTTAAAACTTCGGAATTGAGCTGTCTTTTACTGTTTACAACTTTGGTTGCAATAGAGTCAACAATGAATTTgacaaacaaaaagacaaaaatagctGCTGCTTAAACATGAGTTCATTCATCATGTTGCTACTGGCTGATAAGACTCTGCCCCCGCTTGTTTCCCTGCAGGTGAAACCTACTGTGTTGGTAATGTCGTAGACCACGATGGCCGCCTGAGCGCCTCTGTAGTACATTGGAGCTAGGCTGTGGTAGCGCTCTTGACCCGCTGTGTCCCAGATCTCAAACTTCACAGTGGTGTCGTCCAGACAGACGGTCTGAGTGAGGAAGGCGGCTGAGGACAGCAGGACAATGAAGATCAGTGGAATGATAATGTTTAAGGACCATGTACCTTCCCATCCTCCTGGAAGATCCGGTTCATGTATCCAGCAAGTTGAGTCTTGCGCACTCGTAGCCCAAAAGAATGAGTGTGGAATTGTAATGTATTGGCACGGGTATTGATACACTTCAAACAATATTCATCACTTACGTACACATAACAACCCAATCTACATGCTGAGACTCCCAAAGCCCCCTTCTAAACAAAACCACTCCTTCAAAAGTGTAGAAAACAAGTTCTGTCTCTTACCACCAATGGTACTCTCCTGGAACTCATGAAACTGGCCTTTGACAAAGCGCAGCACTAAGCTGGACTTGCCCACCGCTGACTCCCCCAGCAGCACCAGTTTGAATTGGCAGATTTTGTTTGCTGCTGCGGCACCATTAGGCCTGGTTGATCCTCCACCGCGCCCAGCCATTGACAGAGACAGAGGCTGTTATGGATGAGATGGACTGAAACAAATAGGTGAACGAGGTGCAAAGACGAAAGCTGAGTCTGGAGACACAGGCACTGATGGTGAGAGAGGTCAGATGCCAAACTACCGGTGGGAAGAACCGGATCGGGTGGGCAGTGGTGGAGTGACCCGGTCtaccttaaaaaataaaatacaaaacatggaAAATCAGTGGATCTACTTACAATACctacacaaaacaaaatgatcAGTTTTTCAAGTTGCAGATGAAAATACATTATCTATAAAATGTCTAGCATTCCTTGTATTTAACctattagggctgcaattaaGTTATTTTCATATTCTATTAATTTGCTAAATACTTCGTCTAATAAGCGAGTTTTTAACTGCAGTTCTAATCTGAAAGATATTCGGTTTGTTATCAAGTAAGACAAAGATAAACTCATTCGtaattttattataaataactaataaaataattaatatttaGAGCTGGAAAGATTCGTAGATTAACAAATTAGTCGATTGACATAAAAATAACTGTCATTTTTCAAGAAATGCAAAACATTGTAGGTGTTAAATGTCAGGATTGGCTGCTTTCACATATGAAACTAAAAATAGGTGACCGGTAAATTTGGGGATTTTGCACtgatggtaaaaaaaagaaaagaaatctttttaaaaaaggtaTTTGGGTTCTGGAAAATCATTACAAAAAATCGAGAAAGTAATCCGCAGAACAAttgatgttgaaaaaagtcgttagctgcagccccgatgcatttttatttaattatatacATTTAGAAATGTCACTTTTAATGAAAATGTAGTTGTCAAGAGTCACCTAAACATCTAACCTTATTAGTCTGCTAGTAATAATGACTTAAAACGTTAGTTGGATAACAACCCGACTGTGCACAAAGTGCCAATAGGATAAACAGTTTCTGAAAGGTCAGACACTTAAAAAGAGTTAAATTCTGATCATACAGCTAACTGACACAGcttatattatattactatcTTTTAATAGTCAAAATCACATTAAACCATGGCAAGAGAATAGATATAGATATTTACTTAAATTCAaaacacaacaataacaacCTCCAAACAAACAGATTGCACGACAAAACCTGCTGACCTTAACTTTGACCGAATAaccacataaaaacaaaacaactgtAAGTTAGCTGCGAGGCTAAAGCTCAAAACGATGAGACGAGTTAGCAATGCTAACCTCGGCTAACAAGAAAAATCGCTAAAAGGAAACAAATAACACGTTCCCGTTCTTACCAACAACGAAAAACAATATCCACTCCGCCCTGTGAATATTGAGTTATTACCTTGTTGCTCCTCGTTAACAAGGTTTTCTCCTAAAACAGCTTCAGGTTCAGTAAAATATACGCTTCCGCCTTGTGGAACCAAAATACTTCCTGGTTTCATCTGTCATGTGATGCAATGTGACAACCAATGGAATTGCCGGATAGTGGTGCCGTCAGAAGCAGAGCCAGCAGAAGCAAACTCACGGTTAGCCGATTTAGAACAtataacatgtatttttttttttttttttaaaagaatggCTAATAATATTTAGTCCTGCAATGCGTTTGTCAGGAGGATTAATTTGGGGTGTAATGCATATTTTGTAACAATGACATTTAAATCcaggaacatttttttttttttacattcactgAAATTTTGGCTACTTTTACATGACTTCACGtgacaaaaaacataaatgcacTGATTGATTTTTGGACAAAAATAATTCCTCCTGTTTAATGTGCTTGGATCAAATTTTGGTTTTTCATGCTGAACAAAACTTTTGAATACTTAGGCCTAGTTAAAGTGGAATAATTGCTGAATTAtacacataaatgcagatatttaaggggaaataaaaaattttcaggtgtttaaaaagtggaacacacacacacacaaacaacaaatttaTTACAGTACTTAATTGTCGAGGTTTACAGAAAGAGGAAGCAAGTCCAGGTTTTTAGAGGGGTACAGGTCCAGGGGTTCCGAGCAGGAGTGTCCGTGTATCCAGGTGTTAGTGTTCAGTCTGTAGTGACATCCAGTAGTTGCGAGCGGAATGGTGGATGGCAGGAGTGAGTGGCAGCCGGAGTCAGGTTCCAAAGAAGTGGTCgtcttgactatgatctgacgatGAGTGGAAAGTTGACCAGGGTATTTAAAGCTGAGGTGATAATGGTGAAtgtgctgcagctggaaccctgactccaGCACACCAGGCATCACTCCTGCAATtaacagacagaggggagggggagaggagagacagaaagctACCTGgcagtagcagaagtagcaggcctaacactttgttttcttttcttatatagttttttttgtactgtaacaaacaacaacattttataaaaacaatgtGATAGAGAAAGAGATAATTAtgtgcctcaaaacacacacacacacacacacacacacacacacacacacacacacacacacacacacacacacacgcgcgcacacgcacacacacacacacacacacacacacacacacacactcacacacacatatttatcatttgattagtttatttgtttgctgcttggattatttactgtatatgtatacagATACAATACCATTGTTTGTGAACTGTCAAttgaaaaataagaaaatgggGGAAAAATCTATCAATGGATTATCATGACTAAGTGAAATCTACTGAACCAACAGAGTGAAATATACACTATGGGTTTCCTTTTTCTAACACTTTTTCAGCATCTCATCTACCACAAGGTGGTGCACTGTGATAGAAAAGAGAAAACTCAGCATTTTATCAGCAGTCCTGAGATTCTTTATCAGTGATAATCTAAAATAAGATGAAATATGTGCCTCACAATCTTTTCAAGAGCAGGTGGAGGTGTTCCTGTCGAAATCTCCCCTCTGAAACTAGTCTAATGAAGGTAAAAAATGAGCCTTTAATATTAAGTTGTGACTGAGGAAACTGGAACTATGTTGCTGTTGCTAATTGACTTTTACAGTAACAGAAAAAGTATCtccagtctgttttttttaagtattctATGTAATAAAGTAATTGTAAAACACCAACAATTACAATACTTtggaaaaatattgacaaattGTATAAAAAGTGAAAGAGGACAAAAGTTGCAATTGATTGATCTTTATTATGACAATGCAAAAGTACACAACACATATACATTTATTCAGATTGTTCAGTCACTGAAAAATGTGTTGCGTAAGATTCATTAATCACTGACAAAGGTCAGTCTTGCAGAATTTGGAAGATGCTACTCCAGGACGATCCAGGCTCCTGCAGGAACTTTCAGTGTAGCAACCATGGAAGTTGTTCATAGCTGTGAACACATGGAAAAACACAGGATGTATTATTAGACAACTTCTACAAGTTTTCAAAGAAAGTAATCACTCTGAACTGGTATGTATTTCTGTCCCTATTGTTTTTAGCTGAACAGTACACTGAAGGAACGGCCTATAGGTTTTGATCATATCTGACACTGGCACAGACGTTGTTGGAGCCAGTGCAGACCTCTGTGCGGCCTAAACATTTCCTCGAGCCTCCACACCAACACGTCAAGGCTTCAgctggaaaaagaaagaaaaatcatGTTCATCAATGCATACAAACTATAATATTAATTTACAGCAGGTATTGTTAATGAGCTGCACTCACCCTGGCTGACAACCAGCAACACCACTATAGCAAGAATCACAGTCTTCATGTTTTCACGTGTACACCGATCTTTGTTTGAATAAAGCAAAGGTGGAAAATTGTGAGAAATCAAATGTCACATTCAGCTGGGAGTACTTTAATCATGCACATATGAAAAACCTTAAATATATCTTACCTGGTAAATTGTCCCTGTGGGGTGTTGATACCTCAGATGGTTTCTGCCAAACTGCAAGCTTCCTTTATACTGTCATTGTCAGGGTGAGGATGGGCTGTCCTTTTTATTTAGACTTGTTGGCAATCAATGGAAATCCAGTGTGTTACTAGTGTGTCATTAACtcaggccacgtccacacgtaccaaaacgatCTTTTTAGTTTGTCGTTAAAAAGACCTatttaaaattatattaaaatatgaatatgaagTTGTTACTTTGTGGAAATTGGAAATATGTAGTTGCTGCTAAAACTTGACTTTTACCAGCAAAAGGATCTcaaatctgttgtttttttcccagaaCAAAAATCTCCTTTATAACACAATGATTGTAATTAACAAGACACCAATAAGTACAAGTACAATGTTGTTTTGGTAAACCTTAGAACAACATTGAAAAACTGACATTAAAAGTGAAATAGAACAAAAGTTGCTATTGATTGATCTTTATTATGATAATGCAAAAgtacacaacacatacacatttattcAGATTATTCAGTCACTGGAAG encodes:
- the LOC116061315 gene encoding ras-related protein Rab-5C-like, yielding MAGRGGGSTRPNGAAAANKICQFKLVLLGESAVGKSSLVLRFVKGQFHEFQESTIGAAFLTQTVCLDDTTVKFEIWDTAGQERYHSLAPMYYRGAQAAIVVYDITNTDTFARAKNWVKELQRQASPNIVIALAGNKADIANKRAVDLQEAQTYADDNSLLFMETSAKTAMNVNEIFMAIAKKLPKSDPQGGAGQGGRTKTGVDLQEAAPQSRSSQCCGGGN